The Candidatus Kouleothrix ribensis genome has a segment encoding these proteins:
- a CDS encoding DNA-binding protein codes for MPAQIVTQVMVNEAAETLASTGEEPTIRTVQARLGVGSYTTIKNYLEVWKQQQRAVPPAIVVPETIAAQGAEFTRSLWGAAAALAEAQTQRVRAEAQAAAGAAQAALADAEQTIARMEGDVEAQAQQLAEQAQALAQLRSELAQAHTETQAAEVRAAAGERQVGELRGELAEARAQALAYAEQAGELAALRRQVEQQATLIERMGRGAGG; via the coding sequence ATGCCAGCGCAGATTGTGACTCAGGTTATGGTCAACGAAGCCGCCGAGACGCTCGCGTCCACTGGCGAAGAGCCGACGATCCGTACGGTGCAGGCGCGGCTGGGTGTGGGCAGCTACACCACAATTAAGAACTACCTGGAGGTCTGGAAGCAGCAGCAGCGGGCGGTGCCGCCGGCAATAGTGGTGCCCGAGACGATCGCAGCACAGGGCGCGGAGTTCACGCGGTCGTTGTGGGGTGCCGCAGCGGCGCTGGCCGAGGCGCAGACCCAGCGTGTCCGTGCGGAGGCTCAGGCTGCCGCCGGCGCTGCCCAGGCCGCGCTGGCTGATGCTGAGCAGACGATCGCGCGGATGGAGGGCGATGTCGAGGCGCAGGCCCAGCAGCTGGCTGAGCAGGCGCAGGCGCTTGCGCAGCTGCGCAGTGAGCTGGCCCAGGCCCACACCGAGACCCAGGCAGCCGAGGTGCGCGCCGCCGCAGGGGAGCGGCAGGTAGGTGAGCTCCGCGGAGAGCTGGCCGAGGCGCGGGCGCAGGCGCTGGCCTACGCCGAGCAAGCGGGCGAGCTGGCCGCGCTGCGGAGGCAGGTCGAGCAGCAGGCCACGCTGATTGAGCGGATGGGGCGGGGGGCGGGTGGGTAG
- a CDS encoding SUMF1/EgtB/PvdO family nonheme iron enzyme, whose product MSDPDTQRKITELESTLAIPGLPAAAREAIEAQLRVLRGQLGSVSGELENSGSLHGNAAAINFGTMQAFFGGSPEAPGLDLATLRREYLLGLAGACSRLSLADADSSDPARAAIELASVYTRLEVASTVALTKQEQQDRPGQQRQLAAIEALAQQPRLVLLGDPGGGKSTLVNFVGLCLARAALGEEGWLARLGEGWTHGALIPIRVVLREFAAWLAAQPAQPAQPKQGDAALLWKWLEHAMRSASLVAWLRGEVSGGRALLLLDGLDEVPSDAQGQPLALIREMLIALKMAAGSSRVVVTCRVLDYQQTTRQLAGWLSERIIPFSEDLRHEFIGHWYATLVQLDRPLNGDPATLRERLRAEVRARPELRRLAGNPLLLTMMTLLHAYEGRLPDERVRLYEKCIEFLLLRWRPERGEPALRAQLELPEWSESDLGRLLDRLGFAAHTRGVSGDGESGADLPYAVLIETARAFFAGYDAERAFGRAETFCRYVSRFGNGVLQKFGPDTYRFPHRTFQEYLAARRLTGDGDWGAGEAEFVERALARAGTGPQWREALLLAASRLVVLHEQIRPAADLAEALLDEHPERTPAWARGATLAGEVLGEVGKERLSRLGVKRAAQWERTQAALVTVLEHQDSAGQALIPTIERVRAGYALAQLGDPRFPVELAQWRGEAYPAGFGGSGYWQALPAGTYAIGGWEEDARSVDIALSAFWIARYPVTVAQFAPFVTQGYGPEAEHWWTLKGWRWKQKEAHMQPWLWDDPRYTAANQPVIGVTWYEAMAFCAWLSEQLAETLPAGYVVRLPSEAEWEVAASAALNAPRRTYPWGEAEPTPERAIYDASGLDTPAPVGVCPAGAAACGALDLAGNVWEWCGSRYKSYPALGQVLAKDFPPDSSFDVLVRGGGWRERSTSVRCGARVRVLPLYGVVIGGFRLVVALRSH is encoded by the coding sequence ATGAGCGATCCAGATACACAGCGGAAGATCACCGAGCTGGAATCGACGCTCGCGATACCAGGGCTTCCTGCTGCGGCGCGCGAGGCGATCGAGGCGCAGCTGCGTGTGTTGCGCGGCCAATTGGGCTCAGTGTCAGGCGAGCTAGAGAACAGCGGCAGCTTGCACGGCAATGCAGCCGCGATTAACTTTGGTACGATGCAGGCATTCTTTGGCGGCAGTCCGGAAGCACCGGGGCTGGATCTGGCCACGCTGCGGCGCGAGTACCTGCTCGGCCTGGCCGGTGCGTGCAGCCGCCTCAGCCTGGCCGACGCCGACAGCAGCGATCCGGCCCGCGCGGCGATTGAGCTGGCCAGCGTCTACACCCGGCTCGAGGTCGCCAGCACCGTGGCGCTGACCAAGCAGGAGCAGCAAGATCGCCCTGGTCAGCAGCGCCAGCTGGCCGCGATCGAGGCGCTGGCCCAGCAGCCGCGCCTGGTGCTGCTGGGCGACCCTGGCGGCGGCAAGAGCACCTTGGTCAACTTCGTGGGCCTGTGCCTGGCGCGCGCGGCCCTGGGCGAGGAGGGCTGGCTGGCGCGGCTGGGCGAAGGGTGGACGCACGGCGCGCTCATCCCGATCCGCGTGGTGCTGCGCGAGTTCGCGGCCTGGCTGGCCGCACAGCCCGCGCAGCCTGCTCAGCCCAAACAGGGCGATGCGGCGCTGCTCTGGAAGTGGCTGGAGCACGCCATGCGCAGCGCGTCACTGGTGGCCTGGCTGCGCGGCGAAGTCAGTGGCGGCCGGGCGCTGCTGCTGCTCGACGGCCTCGACGAGGTGCCGAGCGACGCGCAGGGCCAGCCGCTGGCGCTGATACGCGAGATGCTGATTGCTCTCAAGATGGCGGCGGGTAGCAGCCGGGTGGTCGTGACCTGCCGCGTGCTTGACTATCAGCAGACTACGCGCCAGTTGGCCGGCTGGCTGAGCGAGCGAATCATTCCGTTCTCCGAGGATCTACGCCATGAGTTTATCGGGCACTGGTACGCCACGCTGGTTCAGCTCGATCGTCCGCTGAACGGCGACCCGGCGACCCTGCGCGAGCGGCTGCGCGCCGAGGTGCGCGCGCGCCCCGAGCTGCGCCGGCTGGCCGGCAACCCGCTGCTACTCACCATGATGACGCTGCTGCACGCCTACGAGGGTCGCCTGCCCGACGAGCGTGTGCGGCTGTATGAAAAGTGCATCGAGTTCCTGCTACTGCGCTGGCGGCCCGAGCGCGGCGAGCCGGCGCTGCGCGCGCAGCTCGAGCTGCCGGAGTGGAGCGAGAGCGACCTGGGCCGGCTGCTCGATCGGCTGGGCTTCGCGGCGCACACGCGTGGCGTGAGTGGCGATGGCGAGAGCGGTGCGGATCTGCCCTATGCCGTGCTGATCGAGACTGCGCGGGCGTTCTTCGCCGGATACGACGCCGAGCGGGCGTTTGGTCGGGCCGAGACCTTCTGCCGCTACGTCAGCCGGTTCGGCAACGGCGTGCTGCAGAAGTTCGGCCCCGACACGTACCGCTTCCCGCACCGCACCTTTCAGGAGTACCTGGCGGCGCGGCGCTTGACCGGCGACGGCGACTGGGGCGCCGGCGAGGCTGAGTTTGTCGAGCGGGCGCTGGCGCGCGCCGGGACCGGGCCGCAGTGGCGCGAGGCGCTGCTGCTGGCGGCCAGCCGGCTGGTGGTGTTGCACGAGCAGATCCGCCCGGCCGCTGACCTGGCCGAGGCGCTGCTCGACGAGCACCCCGAGCGCACGCCTGCGTGGGCGCGTGGCGCGACTCTGGCAGGCGAAGTGTTGGGCGAGGTTGGCAAGGAGCGACTGAGCAGGCTGGGTGTAAAGCGCGCGGCACAGTGGGAGCGCACGCAGGCGGCGCTGGTGACAGTACTGGAGCACCAGGACAGCGCAGGGCAGGCGCTCATCCCGACGATCGAGCGGGTGCGGGCGGGCTATGCGCTGGCTCAGCTCGGCGATCCGCGCTTCCCGGTCGAGCTGGCGCAGTGGCGCGGCGAGGCGTACCCGGCGGGTTTTGGTGGCTCGGGCTACTGGCAAGCGCTGCCTGCGGGCACGTATGCAATTGGCGGGTGGGAAGAGGATGCGAGGAGTGTAGACATCGCGCTCTCCGCCTTCTGGATCGCGCGCTACCCGGTCACGGTCGCGCAGTTTGCGCCGTTTGTGACGCAGGGGTACGGGCCGGAGGCAGAGCATTGGTGGACGCTGAAGGGTTGGCGGTGGAAGCAAAAAGAAGCGCATATGCAACCGTGGTTGTGGGACGACCCGCGCTATACCGCCGCGAACCAGCCGGTGATCGGCGTGACCTGGTATGAGGCCATGGCCTTCTGCGCCTGGCTGAGCGAGCAACTTGCAGAGACGCTCCCGGCGGGCTATGTGGTACGCCTACCAAGCGAAGCCGAGTGGGAGGTAGCGGCCAGCGCCGCACTAAATGCGCCGCGCCGCACCTATCCGTGGGGCGAAGCGGAGCCAACCCCTGAGCGCGCAATCTACGATGCCAGTGGGCTGGATACGCCGGCGCCGGTCGGCGTCTGTCCGGCCGGTGCTGCTGCCTGCGGCGCGCTGGACCTGGCCGGCAATGTCTGGGAGTGGTGTGGAAGCCGTTACAAATCGTATCCTGCGCTGGGGCAGGTACTTGCAAAAGACTTTCCACCAGATAGTAGTTTCGATGTGCTCGTGCGTGGAGGGGGGTGGCGTGAGCGTAGTACATCTGTTCGCTGCGGGGCGCGGGTCAGGGTCCTCCCGCTCTACGGGGTCGTCATCGGCGGATTTCGGTTAGTCGTCGCCCTGCGCTCGCACTAA
- a CDS encoding helix-turn-helix transcriptional regulator → MAEQIDRQVGQRIATARRAAGLTLRELAARLGWPYTTLGNYEEGRRPIKVAHLVAIAAALSSSPAALLVDLPEAAAIINAIDGDIERCIQVAYMLETLDAAPMGEYDGE, encoded by the coding sequence ATGGCCGAGCAGATTGATCGGCAGGTGGGGCAGCGTATCGCGACCGCGCGTAGGGCGGCCGGGCTGACGCTCCGTGAGCTCGCGGCCCGGCTCGGCTGGCCGTACACAACGCTGGGGAACTATGAGGAAGGGCGTCGGCCAATCAAGGTGGCGCATCTGGTGGCGATCGCTGCAGCGCTCAGCAGCTCACCCGCAGCGCTGCTGGTCGATCTGCCCGAGGCTGCGGCGATTATCAATGCGATCGATGGGGATATCGAGCGCTGCATCCAGGTGGCGTATATGTTGGAGACGCTCGATGCTGCGCCGATGGGTGAGTATGATGGGGAGTAA